AGAAGAGCACGGACATCCAATGCTGAGAGCAAGACATCTGCCACATGAAATTACGCCGGAACGTGCGAAAGCCTGGCTCACCTGTATGGATGAAGCAATGAATGAGACAGGTGTGGAAGGAGAATTCAGAGACTTTCTATTCTCCAGGCTTACGTTAACTGCCAACCACATGGTGAATACGTTTCCAGCTGATGAGGGTGATTTGGATTGACTGCAAAAAAATGGACTGAGGCCAATTGGTATACCCAGGACCAAAAGCCACTGGAGATCTATCTATTCACTGATCCGCTCTGCTCCAAATGTTGGGCATTGGAACCGAAACTGAAAAAGCTGATGATCGAATACGAACCGTATATCCGGATCAAATATATTTTAAGCAGTGACCTTTCCACTCTTAACTGCTGCACATCAAAAAAGCGAAAAGAATTAGCAAATGCAT
The nucleotide sequence above comes from Jeotgalibacillus aurantiacus. Encoded proteins:
- a CDS encoding globin domain-containing protein yields the protein MAEQTETPYEMIGEAKLTELVHAFYEKVGNHPLLIPIFPDDLTETIRKQKQFLTQYLGGPAYYTEEHGHPMLRARHLPHEITPERAKAWLTCMDEAMNETGVEGEFRDFLFSRLTLTANHMVNTFPADEGDLD